A stretch of Lactuca sativa cultivar Salinas chromosome 6, Lsat_Salinas_v11, whole genome shotgun sequence DNA encodes these proteins:
- the LOC111890254 gene encoding delta(12)-fatty-acid desaturase FAD2, whose translation MGAGRQMPAVTTTDNPLDRVPSTKPPFTVGDIKKAIPPHCFNRSLLRSFSYVAYDLTAAFLLYHLTTYFHLLPPSISALAWPVYWAAQGCVLTGVWVIAHECGHHAFSDYQWVDDTVGLILHSALLVPYFSWKYSHRRHHSNTASLERDEVFVPKPKSKLSWYAKYLNYPPGRVITLLTTLTLGWPLYLAFNVSGRPYDRFACHFAPNSPIFNTRERLQIWISDGGIIVISYLLYRIALLKGLTWVICVYGVPLLVVNGFLVMITYLQHTHPSLPHYDDSEWDWLRGALATVDRDYGVLNKVFHNITDTHVVHHLFSTMPHYYAMEATKAVKPILGEYYRFDDTPFFVAMWREAKECLYVESEGEKGGVFWYMNKY comes from the coding sequence ATGGGAGCAGGAAGGCAGATGCCAGCTGTCACCACAACCGACAATCCTCTCGACAGAGTCCCTTCCACAAAACCGCCGTTCACCGTCGGCGACATAAAAAAAGCCATCCCTCCCCACTGTTTCAACCGCTCACTTCTCCGGTCCTTCTCCTACGTGGCATACGACCTCACCGCCGCCTTCCTCCTCTACCACCTCACCACCTACTTCCACCTTCTCCCACCGTCCATCTCCGCCCTCGCCTGGCCGGTGTACTGGGCGGCACAAGGCTGTGTCCTCACCGGAGTTTGGGTCATCGCCCACGAATGCGGCCACCACGCGTTTAGCGACTACCAATGGGTCGACGACACAGTCGGCCTCATCCTCCATTCCGCTCTCCTCGTCCCGTACTTCTCATGGAAATACAGCCACCGCCGCCATCACTCCAACACCGCATCCCTAGAACGCGACGAAGTTTTCGtcccaaaaccaaaatcaaaattatCATGGTACGCAAAATACCTAAACTACCCTCCGGGACGTGTCATAACTCTTCTCACTACCCTCACCCTAGGCTGGCCATTATACCTAGCTTTCAACGTCTCCGGTAGACCCTACGATCGTTTCGCGTGCCACTTCGCTCCAAACAGCCCAATTTTCAACACCCGTGAACGTCTCCAAATTTGGATATCCGACGGGGGTATTATCGTCATTTCATATCTACTATACCGTATCGCATTACTCAAAGGTCTCACGTGGGTGATTTGCGTGTATGGTGTTCCATTGCTTGTTGTGAACGGGTTTCTtgttatgatcacttatcttcaACATACACACCCTTCGTTGCCTCATTATGATGATTCGGAGTGGGATTGGTTGAGGGGGGCTTTAGCAACGGTGGATCGTGACTATGGTGTGCTTAATAAGGTGTTTCATAATATAACGGATACTCATGTTGTGCACCATTTGTTTTCTACAATGCCTCATTATTATGCCATGGAAGCAACGAAAGCTGTGAAGCCGATTCTTGGGGAGTATTATCGGTTTGATGATACACCGTTTTTTGTGGCGATGTGGAGAGAGGCCAAGGAGTGTTTGTATGTGGAGTCGGAGGGGGAAAAAGGAGGTGTGTTTTGGTACATGAATAAGTACTGA